One window of Myxococcus xanthus genomic DNA carries:
- a CDS encoding GNAT family N-acetyltransferase codes for MTNAELSARLLSNVIAFKHLQRERGTLRHLGLPGVDAFCLPGHPEHSRAQQAFFHDPGALRDALPALTDFYLRLDLPGWRVVLPPGDTEGRRVLEDAGFAPDAVRMDAMGLVLGDVPDAPPDLPLEVSETQDDMVAINKRTWGELGGQLDVWLRPPPLPVHTLVAKEVGVALACGMARDVGDTAGIYMVATVPEARGRGLAAQVMRGLHHQARARRMTAAVLQATPEAKPLYQRLGYRDLGAWETWGRTSP; via the coding sequence ATGACGAATGCCGAGCTGTCCGCGCGCCTGCTGTCGAACGTCATCGCCTTCAAGCACCTTCAGCGGGAGCGAGGCACGCTGCGGCACCTGGGCCTGCCAGGCGTGGACGCCTTCTGTCTGCCGGGGCACCCGGAACACTCGCGGGCCCAGCAGGCCTTCTTCCACGACCCGGGAGCGCTGCGCGACGCCCTGCCCGCCCTGACGGACTTCTACCTGCGCCTGGACCTGCCCGGCTGGCGCGTGGTGCTGCCGCCCGGAGACACCGAGGGCCGGCGGGTGCTGGAGGACGCCGGCTTCGCCCCCGACGCGGTCCGGATGGATGCCATGGGCCTGGTGCTGGGAGACGTGCCGGACGCCCCGCCGGACCTCCCCCTGGAGGTCTCCGAGACGCAGGACGACATGGTCGCCATCAACAAGCGCACGTGGGGTGAGCTGGGGGGCCAGCTCGACGTCTGGCTGCGGCCGCCTCCGCTGCCCGTGCACACGCTGGTCGCGAAAGAGGTGGGCGTTGCCCTGGCGTGTGGCATGGCCCGGGACGTGGGCGACACCGCGGGCATCTACATGGTGGCCACGGTGCCCGAGGCCCGGGGCCGGGGGCTGGCCGCGCAGGTGATGCGCGGGCTGCACCACCAGGCACGGGCCCGGAGGATGACGGCCGCGGTGCTCCAGGCCACGCCGGAGGCAAAGCCCTTGTATCAGCGCCTGGGCTACCGGGATCTGGGCGCGTGGGAGACCTGGGGCCGCACGAGCCCCTGA
- a CDS encoding helix-turn-helix domain-containing protein, whose translation MHLGATLRLLRTDAGLSLRDLARRIGVSSAYLSRVENGVDAPPTPERLSAIARELRVPSSLLMDVANRMSPSVAAYLEEVPGAGALFLDIAQRRLSGLQLARVRDFLEAEFPVAQGRRDAPVPPLAPLLAPERVVVQLSCAGWDDVLDVVAERLASSQPGADVARVVGGLKRHREESSCAVGGGVAVPHSFLPGAVPTAALVTLATPLAGDTPDGKPLRVVVAILDAERGNPQLVRLAHLARLAAHGLADRLLGLSQPAQVLSSLEELEALR comes from the coding sequence ATGCATCTGGGAGCCACCCTCCGGCTGTTGCGCACGGATGCGGGCCTGTCGCTGCGGGACCTGGCGCGCCGTATCGGCGTGTCCAGCGCGTACCTCAGCCGGGTGGAGAACGGCGTGGACGCGCCCCCTACGCCCGAGCGCCTGTCGGCCATTGCCCGCGAGCTGCGAGTCCCGTCCTCGCTGCTGATGGACGTGGCCAACCGGATGAGCCCGTCCGTGGCCGCCTACCTGGAAGAGGTGCCGGGCGCGGGGGCCCTCTTCCTGGACATCGCCCAGCGGCGCCTGTCCGGATTGCAATTGGCGCGCGTGCGCGACTTCCTGGAGGCGGAGTTCCCTGTGGCCCAAGGACGGCGCGACGCGCCCGTGCCACCGCTGGCGCCGTTGCTGGCGCCGGAGCGGGTGGTGGTGCAGTTGTCCTGCGCGGGCTGGGACGACGTGCTGGACGTGGTGGCGGAGCGGCTGGCCTCCTCGCAGCCCGGTGCGGACGTCGCGCGGGTGGTGGGCGGCCTGAAGCGGCACCGGGAGGAGTCCTCGTGCGCGGTGGGCGGCGGGGTGGCGGTGCCACATTCCTTCCTGCCGGGCGCGGTGCCCACCGCGGCCCTGGTGACGTTGGCCACGCCGCTCGCGGGCGACACCCCCGACGGCAAGCCGCTTCGCGTCGTGGTGGCCATCCTGGACGCCGAGCGGGGCAACCCCCAGTTGGTGCGGCTGGCGCATCTGGCGCGGCTGGCGGCCCATGGGCTGGCGGACCGGTTGTTGGGGCTCAGCCAGCCGGCCCAGGTGCTCTCCAGTCTGGAGGAGCTGGAGGCACTGCGCTGA
- a CDS encoding cation:proton antiporter domain-containing protein, whose translation MHTNALALLILQLIVIIGLSRLIGRGARWLGQPLVIAEVVAGIVLGPSLLGWLAPDIMNGLFPASSMPVLTMLSQVGLVLFMFLIGLELDPQLLKGRGHASVAISHSSIVVPFALGAGAGALWLYRSLSSPEVPFSSFVLFMGVAMSITAFPVLARILTERGLLQSKVGTVAIACAAVDDVTAWCLLAFVVSIVRASSLAQAALTTVMALGYIAFMLMVVRPFLARLGARVASREGLTQNVVAGTLVLLLASAGVTELIGIHALFGAFLFGAVIPKEGRLAETLAERLEDVAVVLLLPVFFAFSGLRTQIGLLNTAEDWLTCGVIIVLACLGKFGGSAVAARMTGLRWREASAIGILMNTRGLMELIVLNIGLDLGVISPQLFTMMVLMALVTTFITTPLLKWIYPLEEIARERVVVPLPVEPGPPPYSVLMCVSHGQAGPGMATLARSLSGREEGAQLHALHLVSPERASLRPAQQRAPEEDSALMPLLWRAVSLGLSVRPLSFVSAEPAQDICRTAKARRADLVLLGWHKPLFSQTMLGGTVREVMQEASGPVAVLVDRGLSDIKRVLVPFAGSRHDRAALALARRLRQQADAEVTVLHVTSDLGGNGGARAQVEALFPANEGGVTLKEVRSDAPDEAALGEARHGYDLVIVGIGAQWGLEDKVFGLQRERIIRDAPGSLLVVSDASPATAAESTSEAANDGATAVRVLPARS comes from the coding sequence ATGCACACCAACGCACTCGCGCTGCTGATCTTGCAGCTCATCGTCATCATCGGCTTGTCGCGGCTCATCGGCCGCGGCGCGCGGTGGTTGGGACAGCCGTTGGTCATCGCGGAGGTGGTGGCCGGAATCGTCCTGGGGCCCTCGCTGCTGGGCTGGCTGGCGCCGGACATCATGAACGGGCTGTTCCCGGCCTCGTCGATGCCGGTGCTGACGATGCTCAGCCAGGTGGGCCTGGTGCTGTTCATGTTCCTCATTGGCCTGGAGCTGGACCCCCAGCTACTCAAGGGCCGGGGGCATGCGTCGGTGGCCATCAGCCACTCCAGCATCGTCGTCCCCTTCGCGCTGGGCGCGGGCGCGGGCGCGCTGTGGCTCTACAGGAGCCTGTCGTCGCCAGAGGTGCCGTTCTCCTCGTTCGTGCTCTTCATGGGCGTGGCGATGAGCATCACCGCCTTCCCGGTGCTGGCGCGCATCCTCACCGAGCGGGGCCTGCTCCAGTCGAAGGTGGGCACGGTGGCCATTGCCTGCGCGGCGGTGGATGACGTCACCGCGTGGTGCCTGCTGGCCTTCGTCGTCTCCATCGTCCGTGCGTCCAGCCTGGCTCAGGCGGCGCTCACCACGGTGATGGCGCTGGGCTACATCGCCTTCATGCTGATGGTGGTGCGGCCCTTCCTCGCGCGCCTGGGCGCGCGGGTGGCCAGCCGTGAGGGTCTCACCCAGAACGTGGTGGCGGGCACACTGGTGCTGCTGCTGGCGTCCGCGGGCGTGACGGAGCTCATCGGCATCCACGCGCTCTTCGGTGCCTTCCTCTTCGGCGCGGTGATTCCAAAGGAAGGCCGTCTGGCGGAGACGCTGGCGGAGCGGCTGGAGGACGTGGCGGTGGTGTTGCTGCTGCCCGTCTTCTTCGCCTTCAGCGGCCTGCGCACGCAGATTGGCCTGCTAAACACCGCGGAGGACTGGCTGACGTGCGGCGTCATCATCGTGCTGGCCTGCCTGGGCAAGTTCGGCGGCAGCGCGGTGGCGGCGAGGATGACGGGCCTGCGGTGGCGCGAGGCGAGCGCCATCGGCATCCTGATGAACACGCGTGGGTTGATGGAGCTCATCGTCCTCAACATCGGCCTGGACCTGGGCGTCATCTCACCCCAGCTGTTCACGATGATGGTGCTGATGGCGCTGGTGACGACGTTCATCACCACGCCGCTGCTGAAGTGGATCTACCCGCTGGAGGAGATTGCCCGCGAGCGCGTGGTGGTGCCGCTGCCGGTGGAGCCGGGCCCTCCGCCCTACAGCGTGCTGATGTGCGTGTCGCACGGGCAGGCGGGGCCGGGCATGGCCACCCTGGCGCGCTCGTTGTCGGGGCGTGAAGAGGGCGCGCAGCTTCACGCGCTGCATCTGGTGTCCCCGGAGCGCGCGTCCCTGCGCCCGGCGCAGCAGCGGGCCCCCGAGGAGGACAGCGCGCTGATGCCGCTCTTGTGGCGGGCCGTAAGCCTGGGGCTCTCCGTGCGGCCGTTGTCGTTCGTCTCCGCCGAGCCGGCCCAGGACATCTGCCGCACGGCGAAGGCCCGGCGCGCGGACCTGGTCCTGCTGGGGTGGCACAAGCCGCTCTTCAGCCAGACGATGCTGGGCGGCACGGTGCGTGAGGTGATGCAGGAGGCCAGTGGCCCGGTGGCGGTGCTGGTGGACCGGGGCCTGTCGGACATCAAGCGCGTGCTGGTGCCCTTCGCCGGCAGCCGGCATGACCGCGCGGCCCTGGCCCTGGCCCGGCGGCTGAGGCAGCAGGCGGACGCCGAGGTGACGGTGCTGCACGTGACGTCGGACCTCGGCGGCAACGGCGGAGCCCGGGCGCAGGTGGAGGCGCTGTTCCCGGCGAACGAGGGCGGCGTGACGTTGAAGGAGGTGCGCAGCGACGCGCCGGACGAGGCCGCCCTGGGTGAGGCGCGCCACGGCTATGACCTGGTGATTGTCGGCATCGGCGCGCAGTGGGGGCTGGAGGACAAGGTCTTCGGCCTGCAGCGCGAGCGCATCATCCGGGACGCGCCGGGCTCGCTGCTGGTGGTGTCCGACGCGTCTCCCGCCACGGCGGCGGAGTCCACCTCCGAAGCCGCCAACGACGGGGCCACTGCAGTCCGGGTGTTGCCCGCGAGGAGCTGA
- a CDS encoding response regulator, translated as MSRPLLVVDDDADLREALEEVLRDAGYTVLGASNGKHALEVLGAATELPGLVLLDMMMPVMDGGGFARAMRQVSAWRDIPVLVFSASANARQVADEIGACGHLRKPVDVDTLLDAVSRHLTA; from the coding sequence GTGAGCCGGCCGTTGCTGGTGGTGGATGACGACGCGGACTTGCGCGAAGCCCTGGAGGAAGTGCTTCGTGACGCGGGCTACACGGTGCTGGGGGCCAGTAATGGCAAGCATGCCCTGGAGGTGCTGGGCGCGGCCACGGAGCTGCCGGGGCTCGTCCTGCTGGACATGATGATGCCCGTCATGGACGGAGGCGGGTTCGCGCGGGCCATGCGCCAGGTGTCCGCCTGGCGGGACATCCCGGTGCTTGTCTTCTCCGCGTCAGCGAATGCTCGCCAGGTCGCGGATGAGATTGGCGCTTGCGGCCACCTGCGCAAACCCGTGGACGTGGACACACTGCTGGACGCCGTCAGCCGCCATCTGACGGCGTGA
- a CDS encoding ATP-binding protein → MRGERPILLAEGDLPRLDGHEVLRRIRADARTRMLPVVILSASAEEAVAARGPQGRVQVADRGSGISEDLVKHVFERFGRALSSRADGGRAWAGPREGGGARFTLDLPLEKERRE, encoded by the coding sequence ATGCGCGGCGAGCGGCCCATCCTGCTGGCGGAGGGCGACCTGCCCCGGCTGGATGGCCATGAAGTGCTGCGCCGCATCCGCGCGGACGCGCGCACGCGGATGCTGCCGGTGGTCATCCTCTCCGCGTCGGCGGAGGAGGCTGTCGCGGCGCGTGGGCCACAGGGCCGTGTTCAGGTGGCTGACAGAGGGAGCGGAATTTCAGAGGACCTGGTGAAGCACGTCTTCGAACGCTTCGGACGGGCGTTAAGCTCGCGCGCCGATGGGGGCCGGGCCTGGGCCGGGCCGCGCGAAGGAGGTGGCGCGCGCTTCACCCTGGATTTGCCGTTGGAGAAGGAGAGGCGTGAGTGA
- a CDS encoding DUF2378 family protein — protein MYAGYESSAGGGAAWELELRRLAATDDDMARGMFFQGTLDVVGFLGGEGAVARCKGVAGIWEINLLHMYPITRFLRMSSTAARLLAPQLDGFEGVLRRMGTQATVDFVASVFGRELMQAASGKPRLLLQSLGEAYLAAVTYGERYPLWTGETSARFIMRRDFMPAAYHEGVLHGVLEAVGAREVRVHGRQVGLLDSEYELSWK, from the coding sequence ATGTACGCGGGTTACGAATCGAGCGCGGGTGGTGGCGCGGCCTGGGAGCTGGAGTTGCGGCGTCTGGCGGCCACCGACGACGACATGGCGCGTGGGATGTTCTTCCAGGGCACGCTGGACGTCGTGGGTTTCCTGGGAGGCGAAGGCGCGGTGGCCCGCTGCAAGGGGGTGGCCGGCATCTGGGAAATCAACCTCCTCCACATGTACCCCATCACCCGGTTCCTCCGGATGTCATCCACGGCGGCGCGGCTGTTGGCCCCGCAGTTGGACGGCTTCGAGGGCGTGCTGCGGCGCATGGGAACGCAGGCCACGGTGGACTTCGTGGCGTCCGTCTTCGGACGGGAGTTGATGCAAGCGGCCAGCGGCAAGCCGCGGCTGCTATTGCAGTCGCTGGGAGAGGCCTACCTCGCCGCGGTGACCTACGGCGAGCGCTACCCGCTGTGGACGGGGGAGACGAGCGCCCGCTTTATCATGCGGCGTGACTTCATGCCCGCCGCCTACCACGAGGGCGTGCTGCACGGCGTGCTGGAGGCGGTGGGCGCGCGTGAGGTCCGGGTCCACGGTCGCCAGGTGGGGCTGCTCGACAGCGAGTACGAGCTGTCCTGGAAGTAG
- a CDS encoding pyridoxal-phosphate-dependent aminotransferase family protein — MRDLLMIPGPVEFEPEVLQALGAPTLGHTDPAFIAVFGRALKRLREVCLAPSAQPFVVSGSGTLAMELAVANLVEPGDAALVVNTGYFSDRMAKILERHGARVTHVRAPPGDVPSLDEVETHLSKGGFKVLSVTHVDTSTGVLAPAEALVRAARKHGVLSVVDGVCATAAETFRQDAWEADVYLTASQKAVGVPPGLALLTVGPRAMEAWRKRKTPVASVYADFAEWLPIMEAYEAGKPAYFATPPVNLVAALDVSLGQILAEGMDARFARHQRMARAFRAAWKAMGLRLLPTSDAVAANALSAVYYPDGVDAALVGGVKGQGVVVAGGLHPDLKTRYFRVGHMNRVGPADVLATVGALERALIAAGHRSEPGAAVAAAQASLIVG, encoded by the coding sequence GTGAGAGACTTGCTGATGATTCCAGGGCCGGTGGAGTTCGAGCCCGAGGTGCTCCAGGCGCTGGGCGCTCCCACCCTCGGCCACACCGACCCCGCTTTCATTGCCGTCTTCGGCCGGGCCCTGAAGCGGCTTCGGGAGGTGTGCCTGGCGCCCTCCGCGCAGCCCTTCGTGGTGTCCGGCTCCGGCACGCTGGCCATGGAGTTGGCGGTGGCCAACCTGGTGGAGCCCGGGGACGCGGCCCTGGTGGTGAACACCGGCTATTTCAGCGACCGGATGGCGAAGATTCTCGAGCGCCACGGCGCCCGGGTGACGCACGTGCGCGCTCCGCCGGGGGACGTGCCCTCCCTGGACGAGGTGGAGACGCACCTGTCGAAGGGTGGCTTCAAGGTGCTGTCCGTCACCCATGTGGACACGTCCACGGGGGTGCTCGCACCCGCGGAGGCGCTGGTGCGGGCCGCGCGCAAGCACGGCGTGCTGTCGGTGGTGGATGGTGTGTGCGCCACCGCGGCGGAGACCTTCCGCCAGGATGCGTGGGAGGCGGACGTGTACCTCACGGCCAGCCAGAAGGCGGTGGGGGTTCCTCCCGGTCTGGCGCTGCTCACCGTGGGCCCGCGGGCCATGGAGGCCTGGCGCAAGCGCAAGACGCCGGTGGCCAGCGTCTACGCGGACTTCGCGGAGTGGCTGCCCATCATGGAGGCGTACGAAGCGGGCAAGCCGGCCTACTTCGCCACCCCGCCCGTGAACCTGGTGGCCGCGCTGGACGTGAGCCTGGGTCAGATTCTGGCCGAGGGCATGGACGCCCGCTTCGCCCGGCACCAGCGGATGGCGCGGGCCTTCCGCGCGGCGTGGAAGGCCATGGGGCTGCGCCTGTTGCCCACCTCCGACGCCGTGGCCGCCAACGCGCTGAGCGCCGTGTACTACCCGGACGGCGTGGACGCGGCGCTGGTGGGCGGGGTGAAGGGGCAGGGCGTCGTCGTCGCCGGCGGCCTCCACCCGGACCTCAAGACGCGCTACTTCCGCGTGGGCCACATGAACCGCGTGGGGCCCGCGGACGTCCTGGCCACGGTGGGAGCCCTGGAGCGCGCGCTCATCGCCGCCGGTCACCGCTCGGAGCCCGGCGCCGCCGTGGCCGCCGCCCAGGCGTCACTCATCGTGGGCTGA
- a CDS encoding M20/M25/M40 family metallo-hydrolase, whose protein sequence is MKALALREDRFLDVLRRLIALTPKLQNNPGAGLVPEERLAAQVVLDTLAPHIESGFIQAESVAGPGQASRPCLVLTVPGEGEGAIGFVGAHFDVVPADQKTEGWERSPFELWEGPGGVLYGRGVTDCLGHVAVLTDLLAQLAERKVRPSRTLKVVLISNEESSELPGLGLNYVAEQGMLKPLDGQPVYWLDSANFGPTLGTAGVSLWELKVTGVGGHSGMPQNCVNALELGMAASLELARFFHERFPPTEDEKRWGFLSSSSLKATVVEAPNTKETKVPADVVLRGDIRLTPFYDLAEVQKTVTDFMAELDARLERDDAPAHFPRTRTAGGKRGELAFRFQGEGTEGIACRLDSEGLRALKEAMQVVRGVSATPFSLTGSLPLVRDLQRQGCDVQITGFGDMQYYHAPNEQARLEDFRQGFAILRELLVRL, encoded by the coding sequence ATGAAAGCTCTTGCCCTGCGTGAGGACCGCTTCCTCGACGTACTCCGGCGGCTCATCGCCCTGACTCCGAAGCTGCAGAACAACCCTGGCGCGGGGCTGGTGCCCGAGGAACGGCTGGCCGCGCAGGTAGTGCTGGACACCCTGGCGCCGCACATCGAGAGCGGCTTCATCCAGGCGGAGTCCGTGGCGGGGCCGGGCCAGGCGTCGCGCCCCTGTCTGGTGCTGACCGTGCCGGGGGAGGGAGAAGGCGCCATCGGCTTCGTCGGCGCGCACTTCGACGTGGTCCCCGCGGACCAGAAGACGGAGGGCTGGGAGCGCAGCCCCTTCGAGCTGTGGGAGGGCCCCGGCGGCGTGCTCTACGGGCGCGGCGTCACCGACTGTCTGGGGCACGTCGCCGTGCTCACCGACCTGCTGGCCCAGCTGGCCGAGCGCAAGGTGCGCCCCAGCCGCACGCTGAAGGTGGTGCTCATCTCCAACGAGGAGTCCTCGGAGCTGCCGGGCCTGGGCCTCAACTACGTGGCCGAGCAGGGCATGCTCAAGCCGCTCGATGGCCAGCCGGTGTACTGGCTGGACAGTGCCAACTTCGGCCCCACGCTGGGCACGGCGGGCGTGTCGCTGTGGGAGCTGAAGGTGACGGGCGTGGGGGGCCACTCCGGCATGCCGCAGAACTGCGTCAACGCGCTGGAGTTGGGCATGGCCGCGTCGTTGGAGCTGGCGCGCTTCTTCCACGAGCGCTTCCCGCCCACGGAGGACGAGAAGCGCTGGGGCTTCCTCTCGTCCTCCAGTCTCAAGGCCACCGTGGTGGAGGCGCCCAACACCAAGGAGACGAAGGTGCCCGCCGACGTCGTCCTGCGCGGCGACATCCGCCTCACGCCCTTCTACGACCTGGCGGAGGTGCAGAAGACTGTGACGGACTTCATGGCGGAGCTCGACGCCCGACTGGAGCGCGACGATGCCCCCGCGCACTTCCCGCGCACGCGCACGGCGGGCGGCAAGCGCGGTGAGCTGGCGTTCCGCTTCCAGGGGGAGGGGACCGAGGGCATCGCCTGCCGGCTGGACTCGGAGGGCCTGCGCGCACTGAAGGAGGCCATGCAGGTGGTGCGCGGTGTGTCGGCCACGCCCTTCTCGCTCACCGGCTCGCTGCCGCTCGTGAGGGACCTGCAACGACAGGGCTGCGACGTGCAGATTACGGGCTTCGGGGACATGCAGTACTACCACGCCCCCAATGAGCAGGCCCGGCTGGAGGACTTCCGGCAGGGCTTCGCGATTCTCCGCGAACTGCTCGTCCGCCTCTGA
- a CDS encoding glycosyltransferase family 39 protein: protein MSSSAVSTPVASAPARPTSRIWAGRVLLFVGFFAALAAFPVYTPFDSKLTLPTTLSLLREGNLDLDEYAPTFESYRHGLYERDGHLYNYFPLGPSLAAVPMVVLVDGFVRLATPVGKLHPALAKPLAHWRHIYDATGGVDLDAWNGPQRLFASALTALAGVVMFMLGTALHLSRQRALLLAAVFVFCTPLLSTASRALWQHGPSLLFLTLVLLCLVRAREAPRHVAWAGIPLALAYVMRPTNSLSVLVLSLYVLWTWPRQAWKFFAGALAVAIPWVAVNLIHYGSVLAPYYEPQRLELSASRVAEALAGNLVSPARGLLVFTPVLLMSAWGLWMDLRARTFTRLHAVLVAVVALHWAAISTFPHWWAGHSYGPRFFSDMVPYLVFFLVPVVRALQWKGPEARRGLTATFAVLAVLSLVLHVHGASSRAVYRWNSLPLDVDEHPERLWDWSDPQFLGRR from the coding sequence ATGAGCTCATCCGCCGTCTCTACTCCTGTGGCTTCCGCGCCCGCGCGCCCCACCTCTCGCATCTGGGCGGGGCGGGTGCTGCTCTTCGTGGGCTTCTTCGCGGCGCTGGCGGCGTTCCCCGTCTACACGCCCTTCGACTCCAAGCTGACGCTCCCCACCACGCTGTCTCTGTTGCGTGAAGGGAACCTCGACCTGGACGAATACGCCCCCACCTTCGAGTCGTACCGTCACGGCCTCTACGAGCGTGACGGCCACCTCTACAACTACTTCCCCCTGGGCCCTTCCCTGGCCGCCGTGCCCATGGTGGTGCTGGTGGATGGCTTCGTGCGCCTCGCCACGCCCGTGGGCAAGCTGCACCCGGCCCTGGCGAAGCCCCTGGCGCACTGGCGTCACATCTACGACGCCACCGGCGGCGTGGACCTGGACGCGTGGAACGGCCCTCAGCGCCTCTTCGCCTCCGCGCTGACCGCGCTCGCTGGCGTCGTCATGTTCATGCTGGGCACCGCGCTGCACCTGTCCCGCCAGCGCGCGCTGCTGCTCGCCGCCGTCTTCGTCTTCTGCACGCCGCTGCTCTCCACCGCCAGCCGCGCCCTGTGGCAGCACGGCCCTTCGCTGCTGTTCCTGACCCTGGTGCTCCTCTGCCTCGTCCGCGCGCGCGAGGCTCCGCGTCACGTGGCCTGGGCGGGCATTCCCCTGGCGCTCGCCTACGTCATGCGGCCCACCAACAGCCTCTCCGTGCTGGTGCTGTCGCTCTACGTGCTGTGGACCTGGCCGCGTCAGGCCTGGAAGTTCTTCGCGGGCGCGCTCGCAGTGGCCATCCCGTGGGTGGCGGTGAACCTCATCCACTACGGCTCCGTGCTGGCGCCTTATTACGAACCGCAGCGCCTGGAGCTGTCCGCCTCTCGCGTGGCCGAGGCCCTTGCCGGAAACCTCGTGTCCCCCGCGCGGGGGCTGCTCGTGTTCACCCCCGTGCTCCTGATGAGTGCCTGGGGCCTGTGGATGGACCTGCGCGCCCGGACCTTCACCCGGCTGCATGCGGTGCTGGTCGCGGTGGTCGCGCTGCACTGGGCCGCCATCTCCACCTTCCCGCACTGGTGGGCGGGGCACTCGTATGGCCCGCGCTTCTTCTCGGACATGGTGCCCTACCTCGTCTTCTTCCTCGTCCCCGTGGTGCGCGCGCTCCAATGGAAAGGCCCCGAGGCCCGGCGCGGCTTGACGGCCACCTTCGCGGTGCTGGCCGTGCTGAGCCTGGTCCTCCATGTCCACGGCGCCAGCTCGCGCGCGGTGTACCGGTGGAACAGCTTGCCGCTCGACGTGGATGAACACCCGGAGCGGCTCTGGGATTGGTCCGACCCGCAGTTCCTCGGACGGCGCTGA
- the sitA6 gene encoding SitA6 family polymorphic toxin lipoprotein, translated as MGSKRALVAWLLALVFTGCGHTAQKSQHAWEQVPHGEGESCTRVDRCVTWVCAGATQCGLYVCEDAGRLLAKGGGTIAPPAAPGAGPHRRWGNVQKLPGGNGPVFVFDWHNAPQSEHRAPRLPSGPDWVRHHLFPQAEHLAKWFARSPRALNVHDFTLVIARDTHQRIHSGTRGGAWNQEWTDFARRYPGASQQQVWEHLGKLVQKYDLIGPIVPYYYLR; from the coding sequence ATGGGCAGCAAACGGGCACTCGTCGCGTGGTTGCTTGCGCTGGTCTTCACGGGATGTGGGCACACCGCGCAAAAATCCCAGCATGCATGGGAACAAGTGCCACACGGAGAAGGCGAGTCATGTACTCGCGTGGACCGGTGTGTCACGTGGGTCTGTGCTGGAGCGACACAATGCGGCCTCTACGTCTGTGAAGACGCTGGGAGGCTGCTCGCCAAGGGCGGGGGCACCATCGCCCCGCCCGCCGCACCCGGCGCGGGGCCCCATCGGCGCTGGGGCAACGTCCAGAAACTCCCCGGCGGAAATGGGCCCGTCTTCGTCTTCGACTGGCACAACGCCCCACAGTCTGAACACCGGGCTCCGCGCCTGCCCTCGGGTCCGGACTGGGTCCGGCATCATCTCTTTCCCCAAGCGGAACACCTCGCGAAGTGGTTCGCGAGGAGCCCTCGCGCACTGAACGTGCATGACTTCACCCTTGTCATCGCGCGAGACACGCATCAGCGCATCCATAGCGGGACCCGAGGCGGAGCCTGGAACCAGGAATGGACCGACTTCGCTCGCAGGTATCCTGGCGCCTCCCAACAGCAGGTTTGGGAACATCTGGGGAAGCTGGTCCAGAAGTACGACCTGATAGGCCCCATCGTCCCCTACTACTATCTGCGCTGA
- the sitI6 gene encoding SitI6 family double-CXXCG motif immunity protein — protein MRFFEVLEDEATRNTGRIDGVSPWCIPSIDCTVCGGYGGLGEAYPTVDLARFAHRALLEEPRSQQALSLEAYRHLCEQLRPWVPPAAPLEPGTQLGPVVGKAKGRFGDFYFQAPWAPWIRISALEKLHAAGVRGLHGAPGDLGYRGQPAPPLHCLEVLVHGALHPTSHTPDWQAPCPRCGSHRNGYPSESAVLAASTLPENIDLFRLRDFKTVIVASERFVEAVKQLRLSDIAFRELSVRPG, from the coding sequence GTGAGGTTCTTCGAGGTTCTCGAGGATGAAGCCACCCGGAACACGGGCCGTATCGACGGAGTGAGCCCCTGGTGCATCCCGAGCATCGACTGCACCGTCTGTGGCGGCTACGGCGGCCTCGGAGAGGCCTACCCCACTGTGGACCTCGCGCGTTTCGCACACCGTGCCCTGCTGGAAGAACCGCGGAGCCAACAAGCCCTGTCACTGGAGGCGTACCGGCACCTGTGCGAGCAACTGCGGCCATGGGTCCCTCCGGCCGCCCCTTTGGAGCCCGGCACGCAACTGGGTCCTGTCGTTGGCAAGGCCAAGGGCCGTTTTGGAGACTTCTACTTCCAAGCGCCGTGGGCTCCGTGGATCCGCATCTCGGCCCTTGAGAAGCTACACGCCGCCGGCGTGAGAGGCCTGCATGGCGCGCCAGGAGATTTGGGCTATCGCGGCCAGCCTGCACCGCCCCTGCACTGCCTGGAGGTCCTCGTGCACGGAGCGTTGCATCCAACCAGCCACACTCCGGACTGGCAGGCCCCCTGTCCCCGGTGTGGCAGCCACCGGAACGGATACCCATCCGAGTCCGCCGTGCTCGCCGCAAGCACCTTGCCCGAGAACATCGACCTCTTCCGCCTTCGCGACTTCAAGACGGTCATCGTCGCGAGCGAGCGGTTCGTCGAAGCCGTGAAGCAGCTTCGACTCAGCGACATCGCGTTCCGCGAGCTTTCCGTCCGCCCAGGCTAG